The following proteins are co-located in the Paludibaculum fermentans genome:
- a CDS encoding ABC transporter permease, producing the protein MSFFRWFLQRHRREQELDEEIQFHLAQSARDGGPITEDFGNVALIKEVTRDMWGWTNLERLKQDLVFGLRALRRSPVFALTAILSLALGIGANTASFSLADALLLRPIAAHNPSELVQITGVSDHEAFEGLPYPELQEIRARSRAFSSVAGYHLYGLGVARTADDIAQWKMGAVVSDGFFQTLGIQPVLGRAFRDDETAAPDREPVVVVSHEFWRNQLGSDPDAAGTTLRLNGIPFTIIGVAPESFTGMDPLIRPALYFPLTMAGRLANRSGAGILQDRSARSLLLRGRLKPGATIRQARSELDALAAALAREYPDTNRGIRFAVRTELESRVQQFPPAVGAMALLMTLSALVLLVASANVANLLLARARARSREIAIRLAIGAGRGRLFQQLVTESVLLALLGGAAGILLAQGAIRYLTSIQLPTDTPIAISAQLDWRVLLFSIVVSIASALLFGVVPAWHSTKMEVSPTLKSGETGEPRKGRAFGRQFLVGAQVAASLVLLVAFGTFLDAFRQMMLADPGIRTDHMMMVEFDPSLLRYSPDQSTVFYRRLADEVRRLPGVRSAALSRGVPFRPNFTDEEIIPEGAPLPGGKATVSVSANIVGEDYFETVGTPILQGRAFSLRDTAESARIAVVNQEFARRFYPDQDPLGKRFRLGLKGEFLQIVGVAKTAKYLSLTEKPQPYFYMPLTQAPRTRLTLFIHTFGDPREISGPVLRTVRNIDPNQPVFNTRPIEVFYELGVLGPSLVVLQMVSVTGLVGLALALVGLYGLIAYSVVRRTREIGIRVAIGASRPRILWLILGQGLRITLAGAAVGLVLSVPLFRVLSSALAGLGPLSPWTLAAVPLGLVVITTAACALPAFRASAIDPLNALRNE; encoded by the coding sequence ATGAGCTTCTTTCGCTGGTTTCTCCAACGGCACCGCCGCGAGCAGGAACTTGATGAAGAGATCCAGTTCCACCTCGCACAGTCTGCCCGGGACGGCGGCCCAATCACCGAGGACTTCGGCAACGTCGCCCTCATCAAGGAGGTCACACGCGATATGTGGGGCTGGACCAATCTGGAGCGTCTCAAACAGGATCTCGTCTTCGGTCTGCGCGCCCTGCGCCGCTCGCCCGTCTTTGCCCTCACCGCCATCCTCTCCCTGGCGCTCGGCATTGGGGCCAATACCGCCAGCTTCAGTCTGGCCGATGCCTTGCTCCTGCGGCCCATCGCCGCGCACAATCCTTCGGAACTTGTCCAGATCACCGGCGTCAGCGATCACGAAGCCTTCGAGGGCCTGCCCTACCCCGAACTGCAGGAGATCCGCGCCCGCAGCCGCGCCTTCTCTTCAGTCGCCGGCTACCATCTCTACGGGTTGGGCGTCGCCCGCACCGCCGACGACATCGCTCAATGGAAGATGGGCGCGGTCGTCAGCGACGGCTTCTTCCAGACCCTCGGCATCCAGCCGGTGCTGGGCCGCGCGTTTCGCGACGACGAAACCGCCGCGCCGGACCGCGAACCGGTAGTCGTCGTCAGCCACGAATTCTGGCGCAACCAGTTGGGATCCGATCCTGACGCCGCCGGCACCACCCTCCGCCTCAACGGCATCCCCTTCACCATCATCGGCGTGGCGCCCGAGAGCTTCACCGGCATGGATCCGCTCATCCGCCCGGCCCTCTACTTCCCCCTCACCATGGCCGGCCGCCTTGCCAACCGCTCCGGAGCCGGCATTCTGCAGGACCGCTCCGCCCGGTCCCTCCTGCTGCGCGGCCGCCTCAAACCGGGCGCCACCATCCGGCAGGCACGCTCCGAGCTCGACGCCCTGGCCGCCGCCCTGGCCCGCGAATACCCCGACACCAACCGCGGCATCCGCTTCGCCGTCCGCACGGAACTCGAGTCGCGCGTCCAGCAGTTTCCGCCGGCCGTCGGAGCCATGGCTCTGCTGATGACCCTCTCCGCCCTCGTCCTCCTGGTCGCCTCCGCCAATGTCGCTAACCTGTTGCTGGCGCGGGCCCGGGCCCGTTCCCGCGAGATCGCCATCCGCCTCGCCATCGGCGCCGGACGAGGCCGCCTCTTCCAGCAACTGGTGACCGAAAGCGTCCTGCTCGCGCTGCTCGGCGGCGCGGCGGGCATCCTGCTCGCCCAAGGTGCCATCCGCTATCTCACTTCGATTCAACTGCCCACCGACACACCCATCGCCATCTCCGCCCAACTGGATTGGCGCGTCCTGCTTTTCAGCATCGTCGTCTCCATCGCCAGCGCCCTGCTCTTCGGCGTCGTACCCGCCTGGCACTCCACCAAAATGGAGGTCTCGCCGACCCTCAAATCCGGCGAGACAGGCGAACCCAGGAAGGGCCGCGCCTTCGGCCGCCAGTTCCTTGTCGGGGCCCAGGTCGCGGCTTCGCTCGTCCTGCTCGTCGCCTTTGGTACGTTTCTTGACGCTTTCCGCCAGATGATGCTGGCCGACCCCGGCATCCGCACCGACCACATGATGATGGTCGAGTTCGACCCGTCCCTGCTGCGTTATTCCCCGGATCAATCCACCGTGTTTTACCGCCGTTTGGCCGACGAAGTGCGCCGCCTGCCCGGAGTCCGCTCCGCCGCTCTCAGCCGCGGCGTCCCGTTCCGGCCAAACTTCACGGATGAGGAAATTATCCCCGAAGGCGCTCCACTGCCCGGCGGCAAAGCCACCGTCTCGGTCTCCGCCAACATCGTCGGCGAGGACTACTTCGAAACCGTGGGCACCCCCATCCTCCAGGGCCGCGCCTTCTCCCTCCGCGACACCGCCGAATCGGCCCGTATCGCCGTGGTCAACCAGGAGTTCGCTCGGCGCTTCTACCCCGACCAGGACCCGCTGGGCAAACGCTTCCGCCTCGGCCTCAAGGGCGAGTTCCTCCAGATTGTCGGCGTCGCCAAAACAGCCAAGTACCTCTCACTCACCGAGAAGCCGCAGCCTTACTTTTACATGCCCCTCACCCAGGCCCCGCGCACGCGGCTTACGCTCTTCATCCACACCTTCGGCGACCCGCGCGAAATCTCCGGCCCAGTCCTGCGCACCGTCCGCAACATCGACCCGAACCAGCCCGTTTTCAACACGCGGCCCATCGAAGTCTTCTATGAACTGGGAGTCCTGGGCCCGTCGCTAGTCGTTCTCCAGATGGTCAGCGTGACCGGCCTGGTCGGCCTCGCCCTGGCGCTGGTCGGGCTCTACGGCCTCATCGCCTACTCCGTCGTCCGCCGCACCCGCGAGATCGGCATCCGCGTCGCCATCGGAGCCAGCCGACCGCGCATCCTCTGGCTGATCCTCGGCCAAGGCCTGCGGATCACTCTG
- a CDS encoding PadR family transcriptional regulator, with product MPKPDRYQNRIELLQGTLDLLILQTLCWGAQHGYAISNSIRSGSGDLLQVETGSLYPALHRLEKRGWIQSEWRLTENSQRAKYYSLTIAGRAQLIAERDRWDQFSKAMEGMLNRGAEGDPA from the coding sequence ATGCCGAAGCCAGACCGCTACCAAAACCGCATTGAGCTGCTCCAGGGCACGCTCGACCTGCTCATCCTCCAAACCCTCTGCTGGGGTGCGCAGCACGGCTACGCCATCAGCAACTCCATCCGGTCTGGCTCCGGCGACCTCCTCCAGGTGGAAACCGGTTCCCTCTACCCGGCCCTCCACCGCCTGGAAAAGCGCGGCTGGATCCAGTCCGAGTGGCGCCTCACCGAGAACAGCCAGCGCGCCAAATACTACAGCCTCACCATCGCCGGACGCGCGCAACTCATCGCCGAACGCGACCGCTGGGATCAGTTCTCCAAAGCCATGGAAGGTATGTTGAACCGCGGAGCCGAGGGCGATCCCGCATGA
- a CDS encoding type II toxin-antitoxin system HicB family antitoxin → MQRTQRLTAIIEREEDGFVSLCPELDIASQGESIEEARANLVEALTLFFEAADPSEVARRYHGDVLITQVEVPVG, encoded by the coding sequence ATGCAGCGGACACAGCGTCTGACGGCGATTATTGAGCGCGAAGAAGACGGGTTCGTCTCATTGTGTCCTGAGTTGGATATCGCGAGTCAGGGCGAGTCCATCGAAGAGGCTCGGGCGAACCTGGTGGAAGCATTGACGCTGTTTTTTGAAGCAGCTGACCCGTCTGAGGTCGCGCGCCGGTATCACGGAGACGTTCTCATTACTCAAGTTGAGGTTCCCGTTGGGTAA
- a CDS encoding type II toxin-antitoxin system HicA family toxin: MGKLRVLSGREVCRILEASGFVNVRQRGSHRIMQRRVDGTTFTVPVPLHDPLRSGTLSSIVRQSGLPRTLFE; the protein is encoded by the coding sequence TTGGGTAAGCTTCGAGTTCTTTCCGGTAGGGAGGTCTGCCGGATTCTCGAAGCGAGTGGTTTTGTGAACGTTCGCCAACGAGGCAGCCATCGCATAATGCAGCGCCGGGTTGATGGCACGACGTTCACGGTGCCGGTCCCGTTGCATGATCCTCTTCGCTCAGGCACATTGTCGAGTATTGTGCGGCAATCGGGATTGCCACGGACCCTATTCGAATAG
- a CDS encoding glucosidase family protein → MLIRCTSLILLASLAAIASDPSTVEGAYGRLSTDKSSYRPLDVVKVKVGGRAAGDRKCRVKVADPDQRVYFEKDVDLEANQGRVQFTASGKLGVHYVYLWWPEAKKYSRYVNFRLDAETGIESGDRDFDTIYPFTHERVQLGRRDYMTKRGRFVGYISADTNHFDGIWLRDWIYTLPAYKYWEREMQCGLDRFLEVQREDGQTPDGIERDGRTWRVGLESDVEYILTLGVWDTWKATGDDAWLRAAMPKLEKALSYIRSDAKHWDAKNRLIQRQHSCDTWDYDIDGATDHGASRHVIANCDQSGYALAFRGMSEMYRYLGDNAAAERWAKEAGEYRERAMKMLWDGTKFLHHVHLDAIDHGGFDETKQLTMGNTWAMTRGLADEKQSIKIIDEYRRRQKETGDKYPWWSLQPGYPDRLGYWKDKYRLEGAYANGGLMPWVGGELARASFFYGRESYGVELMRQYADHLRRTGGAQVWYFPDGTPGYRTTNEVNYAGWGMAQWVDALVEGLAGIRDPQGQMRAVEISPRWAAAGVKEVRATARYGASEAYFSYKWAAEPASIEIEYSGSGEKAEFRVLLPAGFAPRAVMVNGTDVKFEREDVGASVYIRFQPASGTRGTIRIGRA, encoded by the coding sequence ATGCTGATCCGTTGTACTTCCCTGATTCTGCTGGCTTCGCTGGCGGCGATTGCTTCCGATCCGTCCACGGTGGAAGGCGCGTATGGCCGCTTGTCCACGGATAAGTCGTCTTACCGGCCTTTGGATGTGGTGAAGGTGAAGGTCGGCGGCCGGGCGGCGGGCGACCGCAAGTGCCGGGTGAAGGTCGCTGATCCGGATCAGCGGGTGTACTTCGAAAAGGACGTCGATCTGGAGGCCAATCAGGGCCGGGTCCAGTTCACCGCTTCCGGCAAGCTCGGCGTGCACTACGTGTACCTGTGGTGGCCTGAGGCAAAGAAGTACAGCAGGTATGTGAATTTCCGGCTGGATGCGGAGACCGGCATCGAGTCCGGAGACAGGGACTTCGACACCATCTACCCGTTCACGCACGAACGCGTGCAACTGGGGCGGCGCGACTACATGACGAAGCGCGGCCGGTTTGTGGGTTACATTTCGGCCGATACCAACCACTTCGATGGCATCTGGCTGCGCGACTGGATCTATACGCTGCCGGCATACAAATATTGGGAGCGCGAGATGCAGTGCGGGCTCGACCGGTTTCTGGAGGTGCAGCGCGAAGACGGCCAGACGCCGGATGGGATCGAGCGCGACGGGCGGACGTGGCGGGTTGGGCTGGAGAGCGATGTCGAGTACATCCTGACGCTGGGCGTGTGGGACACGTGGAAAGCGACGGGCGACGATGCGTGGCTGCGGGCCGCGATGCCGAAGCTGGAAAAGGCCCTCAGCTACATTCGCAGCGACGCCAAGCATTGGGACGCGAAGAACCGGCTGATCCAGCGGCAGCACAGCTGCGATACGTGGGACTACGACATCGATGGCGCTACGGATCACGGCGCCAGCCGGCACGTGATTGCGAACTGCGACCAGAGCGGGTATGCGCTGGCGTTTCGCGGGATGAGCGAGATGTACCGGTATCTGGGCGATAACGCGGCGGCGGAGCGCTGGGCGAAGGAGGCCGGCGAGTATCGTGAGCGGGCGATGAAGATGCTGTGGGACGGCACGAAGTTCCTGCATCACGTGCACCTGGATGCCATCGACCACGGGGGTTTCGACGAGACGAAGCAGCTCACCATGGGCAATACGTGGGCGATGACGCGCGGGCTCGCCGATGAGAAGCAGTCGATCAAGATCATCGATGAATACCGGCGGCGTCAAAAGGAAACGGGCGACAAATACCCGTGGTGGAGCCTGCAGCCGGGCTACCCGGACCGGCTCGGCTATTGGAAGGACAAGTACCGGCTGGAGGGTGCCTACGCCAATGGCGGCCTCATGCCGTGGGTGGGCGGAGAACTGGCGCGGGCTTCGTTCTTTTATGGTCGCGAGTCGTATGGCGTCGAGCTGATGCGGCAGTATGCGGATCATCTGCGGCGGACCGGGGGCGCGCAGGTCTGGTATTTTCCCGATGGGACTCCGGGCTACCGCACGACGAATGAGGTGAACTACGCGGGGTGGGGCATGGCGCAGTGGGTTGACGCGCTGGTGGAAGGACTGGCGGGCATCCGGGATCCGCAAGGCCAGATGCGTGCGGTGGAGATTTCGCCGCGTTGGGCAGCGGCGGGCGTAAAGGAAGTGCGGGCGACGGCGCGGTATGGAGCGTCGGAGGCGTACTTCAGCTACAAGTGGGCAGCGGAGCCGGCGTCGATTGAGATCGAGTATTCGGGCTCGGGCGAGAAGGCGGAGTTCCGGGTGCTGCTGCCGGCGGGGTTTGCTCCGCGGGCGGTGATGGTAAATGGGACTGACGTGAAGTTCGAGCGGGAAGACGTGGGGGCGAGCGTGTATATCCGGTTCCAGCCTGCGAGTGGGACGCGCGGCACGATTCGCATCGGCCGCGCGTGA